A genomic region of Nostoc sp. UHCC 0702 contains the following coding sequences:
- the metH gene encoding methionine synthase gives MTHPFLERLRSPELPVIVFDGAMGTNLQTQNLTAEDFGGPQYEGCNEYLVHTKPEAVAKVHRDFLAAGADVIETDTFGSTSIVLAEYDLADQAYYLSKTAAELAKRVAVEFSTPEKPRFVAGSIGPTTKLPTLGHIDFDTMKASFAEQAEALWDGGVDLFLVETCQDVLQIKAALNGIEEVFAKKGDRRPLMVSVTMESMGTMLVGTEISAVLTILEPYPIDILGLNCATGPDLMKPHIKYLAEHSPFIVSCIPNAGLPENVGGQAHYRLTPLELRMALMHFVEDLGVQVIGGCCGTRPEHIQQLAEIAQDLKPKVRQPSLEPAAASIYTTQPYDQDNSFLIVGERLNASGSKKCRDLLNAEDWDGLVSMARAQVKEGAHVLDVNVDYVGRDGVRDMHELVSRIVNNITLPLMLDSTEWEKMEAGLKVAGGKCLLNSTNYEDGEPRFLKVLELAKKYGAGVVIGTIDEEGMARTAERKFAIAQRAYRQAVEYGIAPTEIFFDTLALPISTGIEEDRENAKATIEAIRRIRQELPGSHVMLGVSNISFGLNPAARIVLNSVFLHEAMAVGMDAAIVSASKILPLSKIEERHQEVCRHLIYDERKFEGDVCVYDPLGELTTLFQGVTAKRDRGVDQSLPIEERLKRHIIDGERIGLEEQLKKALEQYPPLEIINTFLLDGMKVVGELFGSGQMQLPFVLQSAETMKTAVAFLEPFMEKSESGNNAKGTFIIATVKGDVHDIGKNLVDIILSNNGYKVINLGIKQPVENIIQAYEQHKADCIAMSGLLVKSTAFMKENLEVFNEKGISVPVILGGAALTPKFVNQDCQNTYKGKVVYGKDAFSDLHFMDKLMPAKAAGNWDDLQGFLNEVETEKPETNNHKSSVPSPQSPIPSPQSPVPIDTRRSEAVTLDIQRPTPPFWGTKLLQPSDIPFEEIFWYLDLQALIAGQWQFRKPKEQSKEEYQAFLDEKVYPILASWKQRIIEENLLQPQVIYGYFPCQAEGNTLYVYDHNRQDAEVKASFEFPRQKSTKRLCIADFFAPKESGIIDVFPMQAVTVSDIATEFAQKLFAANQYTDYLYFHGLAVQVAEALAEWTHARIRRELGFDAQEPDNIRDVLAQRYSGSRYSFGYPACPNIQDQFKQLELLESDRINLYMDESEQLYPEQSTTAIIAYHPVAKYFSA, from the coding sequence ATGACTCATCCTTTCCTTGAACGGCTGCGTAGTCCAGAACTTCCGGTTATCGTCTTTGACGGTGCGATGGGAACTAATTTACAAACGCAAAACCTCACGGCTGAGGATTTTGGCGGCCCGCAGTATGAAGGTTGTAATGAATACTTAGTCCACACAAAACCGGAAGCTGTGGCTAAGGTTCACCGTGACTTTCTCGCCGCTGGTGCAGATGTCATTGAAACGGATACTTTCGGCAGTACATCCATTGTACTGGCAGAATATGACTTGGCAGATCAAGCATATTATCTCAGCAAGACAGCGGCGGAATTAGCAAAGCGTGTGGCTGTGGAATTTTCCACGCCAGAAAAACCCAGGTTTGTGGCGGGTTCCATCGGCCCCACAACTAAATTACCTACCTTGGGACATATTGACTTTGACACCATGAAAGCTTCTTTTGCCGAACAAGCAGAGGCGTTGTGGGATGGTGGGGTGGATTTATTTCTGGTGGAGACTTGCCAAGATGTGCTGCAAATTAAAGCGGCGCTGAATGGCATCGAAGAAGTCTTTGCCAAGAAGGGCGATCGCCGTCCGCTGATGGTGTCTGTGACAATGGAAAGCATGGGTACAATGTTGGTGGGGACGGAAATCAGCGCTGTGTTGACGATTCTGGAACCTTACCCAATTGATATTCTTGGCTTGAACTGTGCCACAGGCCCAGACTTGATGAAACCGCACATCAAGTATTTGGCAGAACATTCACCTTTCATCGTTTCTTGTATTCCCAACGCCGGGTTGCCTGAGAATGTCGGTGGTCAAGCACACTACCGCCTGACACCGTTAGAATTACGGATGGCGTTGATGCACTTTGTTGAAGATTTGGGTGTCCAAGTGATTGGGGGTTGCTGTGGGACGCGTCCAGAACACATTCAACAATTGGCAGAAATAGCTCAAGATTTAAAGCCCAAGGTGAGACAGCCGAGTTTAGAACCTGCGGCAGCATCAATTTACACCACGCAACCATACGATCAAGATAATTCTTTCTTAATTGTGGGTGAACGTCTCAACGCCAGCGGTTCTAAAAAGTGCCGCGATTTGCTAAATGCGGAAGATTGGGATGGACTAGTATCGATGGCGAGGGCGCAAGTCAAAGAAGGCGCACATGTCCTCGATGTTAACGTCGATTATGTGGGGCGCGATGGTGTGCGGGATATGCACGAATTAGTCTCCCGCATTGTGAATAATATTACACTGCCGTTGATGCTCGACTCCACGGAATGGGAAAAGATGGAGGCGGGTTTAAAAGTTGCTGGTGGTAAGTGTTTGCTCAACTCCACCAACTACGAAGATGGGGAACCCCGGTTTTTGAAAGTGTTAGAGTTGGCGAAAAAGTACGGGGCTGGTGTAGTCATTGGTACTATCGATGAAGAAGGCATGGCGCGGACAGCAGAAAGAAAGTTTGCGATCGCCCAACGCGCTTACCGCCAAGCTGTAGAATACGGCATAGCTCCCACGGAAATATTCTTTGATACTTTGGCGTTACCTATTTCTACGGGGATTGAAGAAGACCGAGAAAACGCTAAAGCCACCATTGAAGCCATTCGGCGGATTCGTCAAGAATTGCCAGGTTCTCATGTAATGTTAGGTGTATCCAATATTTCCTTCGGCTTGAACCCAGCAGCCCGAATCGTGTTGAACTCGGTGTTTTTGCACGAAGCGATGGCAGTGGGAATGGATGCAGCTATAGTCAGCGCTAGCAAGATTTTACCACTTTCTAAGATTGAAGAACGCCATCAAGAAGTTTGTCGGCACTTGATTTACGACGAGCGGAAATTTGAGGGTGATGTCTGCGTTTATGACCCATTGGGAGAACTGACTACATTATTCCAAGGAGTGACGGCAAAACGCGATCGCGGTGTTGATCAAAGTCTACCCATCGAGGAACGTCTCAAGCGTCATATCATCGACGGCGAACGCATTGGTTTAGAAGAACAGCTGAAAAAAGCTTTAGAACAATATCCCCCCTTGGAAATTATTAACACTTTCCTGCTGGATGGCATGAAAGTTGTCGGGGAGTTATTTGGTTCTGGACAAATGCAACTACCTTTCGTCTTGCAGTCTGCGGAAACCATGAAAACGGCGGTGGCATTTTTAGAACCGTTCATGGAAAAGTCGGAGAGTGGTAACAATGCCAAGGGTACGTTTATCATTGCCACAGTTAAAGGTGATGTCCACGACATTGGCAAGAACTTGGTGGATATTATCTTGTCAAACAACGGCTACAAGGTGATTAACCTGGGAATTAAGCAGCCGGTGGAAAACATCATCCAAGCTTACGAACAGCACAAAGCTGATTGTATTGCCATGAGTGGTTTGCTGGTGAAATCCACTGCTTTCATGAAAGAGAATTTGGAGGTGTTTAACGAAAAGGGAATTTCCGTTCCTGTGATTTTAGGTGGTGCGGCGCTAACTCCCAAATTTGTCAATCAAGATTGCCAAAACACTTACAAAGGTAAAGTTGTTTATGGTAAAGATGCCTTTTCTGACTTGCATTTCATGGATAAATTAATGCCAGCCAAAGCTGCTGGTAATTGGGATGATTTGCAAGGATTTTTGAATGAAGTAGAAACTGAAAAACCAGAAACTAATAACCATAAATCCTCAGTACCCAGCCCCCAGTCCCCAATACCCAGTCCCCAGTCCCCAGTCCCCATCGATACTCGGCGTTCCGAAGCTGTAACTTTAGACATTCAACGTCCGACGCCGCCTTTCTGGGGAACGAAGTTGTTACAGCCTAGTGATATTCCTTTTGAGGAAATATTCTGGTACTTGGATTTGCAAGCTTTGATTGCGGGACAATGGCAATTCCGCAAACCAAAGGAACAATCTAAGGAAGAATATCAAGCTTTCTTGGATGAGAAGGTGTATCCGATTTTGGCAAGCTGGAAGCAGCGAATTATTGAGGAGAATTTGTTGCAGCCCCAGGTGATTTATGGATATTTTCCTTGTCAGGCTGAGGGGAATACTTTGTATGTTTATGATCACAACCGCCAAGACGCAGAGGTAAAGGCAAGTTTTGAGTTTCCTCGGCAGAAATCGACGAAAAGGCTGTGTATTGCAGATTTCTTTGCACCGAAGGAGTCGGGAATAATTGATGTGTTTCCCATGCAGGCGGTGACTGTGAGTGATATCGCCACAGAGTTTGCCCAAAAGCTGTTTGCAGCAAATCAGTACACTGATTATCTGTATTTTCACGGTTTGGCGGTGCAAGTTGCAGAAGCCCTGGCGGAGTGGACACACGCCAGAATTCGCCGAGAGTTGGGTTTTGATGCCCAGGAACCGGATAACATTCGGGATGTATTGGCACAGCGATATTCTGGTTCGCGGTATAGTTTTGGCTATCCGGCTTGTCCGAATATTCAAGATCAGTTTAAGCAACTGGAGTTATTGGAGAGCGATCGCATTAACTTATATATGGATGAAAGTGAACAACTTTATCCAGAACAGTCAACAACAGCGATTATTGCCTATCACCCAGTAGCGAAATACTTCAGCGCTTAG
- a CDS encoding Uma2 family endonuclease, which yields MLLELKRIHVPPGQRVLLRDVTWEELEILLEELGEQRAARIAYDKGTLEIMVPLPEHEYDQEIIGDLIKALLEEVDIEFITLGSTTFKNELMGQYIEPDQCFSIKTELKFAANTQLDLTGDMPPDLALEVDISSRSHIHIYEALKVPELWRFYQGKLQINILQDGVYVESQESLNFPNLPLIEAIPEYLRQSFTAGRNTTIEAFRLWVRQQIQQQ from the coding sequence ATGTTATTGGAATTAAAGCGCATTCATGTTCCACCGGGACAAAGAGTGCTGCTGCGGGATGTCACATGGGAAGAATTGGAAATTCTTCTCGAAGAATTGGGAGAACAACGTGCAGCACGAATTGCTTATGACAAGGGAACATTAGAAATTATGGTACCGCTGCCAGAACATGAATATGATCAAGAAATTATTGGGGATTTAATAAAGGCGCTATTAGAAGAAGTAGATATTGAGTTTATTACTTTGGGTTCTACTACTTTTAAAAACGAACTAATGGGTCAATATATAGAACCTGATCAATGTTTTTCTATAAAAACTGAATTAAAATTTGCAGCAAATACGCAATTAGATTTAACAGGAGATATGCCTCCAGATTTAGCCTTAGAAGTTGATATCAGTTCTCGGAGTCATATTCATATTTACGAAGCGTTAAAAGTGCCTGAGCTTTGGCGTTTTTATCAGGGTAAATTACAGATTAATATTTTACAAGATGGTGTTTATGTAGAGTCTCAAGAAAGCTTAAATTTTCCTAATTTACCATTAATTGAGGCGATACCTGAGTATCTCAGGCAAAGTTTCACAGCAGGCAGAAATACGACAATTGAAGCTTTTCGGCTTTGGGTGCGACAGCAGATACAGCAGCAATAA
- a CDS encoding histidine phosphatase family protein — protein sequence MSLHLYLLRHGQTECSRTNAFCGSIDSELTPEGLEMAKAFASAYKSLPWTDIFCSPMRRTVETAKPLYTAIGMEPQLRDGLKEINYGKWEGKTPQVISQEYHDDYIRWSADPAWYAPTGGEIAVTIAYRAMQIIEEIKHLYSSGNVLVVSHKATIRIILCSLLGIDVGRFRFRLGCPVGSVSVVEFTSHGPLLHALADRTHLDEQLRNLPGT from the coding sequence TTGAGCCTACATCTTTATTTACTCCGTCATGGACAAACAGAATGCAGCCGTACTAATGCTTTTTGCGGTTCCATAGACTCAGAACTTACCCCAGAAGGCTTAGAAATGGCAAAAGCTTTTGCCTCTGCATACAAATCTCTTCCTTGGACTGATATTTTTTGCAGTCCTATGCGGCGAACTGTCGAGACAGCAAAACCTCTGTATACAGCAATAGGGATGGAACCACAACTGCGGGATGGTTTGAAGGAAATTAATTATGGCAAGTGGGAAGGAAAAACACCACAAGTAATCAGTCAAGAATATCACGATGATTATATTCGCTGGTCAGCCGATCCCGCTTGGTATGCACCAACTGGTGGAGAAATAGCAGTGACAATTGCTTATCGCGCCATGCAAATAATTGAAGAAATCAAGCATCTCTACAGCAGTGGCAATGTTTTAGTAGTTTCTCACAAGGCAACTATCAGAATTATTCTGTGTAGTTTGTTGGGAATTGATGTAGGACGTTTTCGTTTTCGTTTAGGATGCCCTGTGGGGTCGGTCAGTGTTGTAGAATTTACTTCACATGGGCCACTGTTACATGCTTTGGCAGACCGCACTCATTTAGATGAGCAGTTACGAAATTTACCTGGGACATGA
- a CDS encoding N-acetylmuramoyl-L-alanine amidase codes for MKFRDWATRVLFISLMFTALILALFAGKGTKLSNNPTSNTILSNPEIPVLSQYPQIDLQSKNQASKSQNPPKSPVKNNKVFGRYRTTEAFAKYRPPYDIASVHPSNYGERYAQDVNGVPVKNQAIIVLHETGYSASSAINFFQSPHEENESIQASYHTLIKLDGTIVYLVPPEKRAFGAANSVFNGIDGPETVQTNPTLPPSVNNFAYHVSLETPPDGRGDNLKFHSGYTQAQYNSLAWLIAQSQVPDDRITTHKEVDRSGQKVDPVSFDFDKFLNLLDTFRQISPVYRTQK; via the coding sequence ATGAAGTTTAGAGACTGGGCGACTAGGGTACTATTTATTTCTCTAATGTTCACTGCTTTAATTTTGGCACTGTTTGCAGGGAAAGGCACAAAACTTTCAAATAATCCAACCAGTAACACAATATTATCAAATCCAGAAATTCCAGTTTTGAGCCAATATCCCCAAATAGATTTGCAATCAAAAAACCAAGCTAGCAAATCTCAAAACCCGCCCAAATCTCCAGTTAAAAATAATAAGGTTTTTGGAAGATACAGAACTACTGAGGCTTTTGCAAAATACAGACCACCATATGATATTGCCTCAGTACACCCAAGCAACTATGGAGAGCGGTATGCTCAAGATGTTAATGGCGTACCTGTGAAAAATCAAGCGATTATTGTCCTTCACGAAACTGGTTATTCTGCCTCTAGCGCCATTAATTTTTTTCAATCACCCCATGAAGAAAATGAAAGTATTCAAGCGAGTTACCACACCTTAATTAAGCTTGATGGAACCATTGTTTATCTAGTCCCGCCAGAAAAACGGGCTTTTGGAGCAGCTAATTCAGTATTTAATGGTATTGATGGGCCTGAGACTGTCCAGACTAACCCGACTTTGCCGCCATCAGTCAATAATTTTGCCTACCATGTTTCCTTAGAAACTCCCCCAGATGGTCGTGGAGATAACCTAAAATTTCATAGTGGTTATACACAAGCTCAATATAATTCTCTAGCCTGGTTAATTGCTCAAAGTCAAGTCCCAGACGATCGCATCACCACGCACAAAGAAGTAGACCGTTCAGGTCAAAAAGTTGACCCAGTAAGTTTTGATTTTGATAAATTCCTCAACTTATTGGATACTTTTCGGCAAATCAGTCCAGTTTATCGAACGCAAAAATAA
- a CDS encoding RloB domain-containing protein, translated as MPKGNSHNSLKRGKSTQDLQRRSGNKNSRNYILIVVEGEETEYNYVCALKHELELSTVDIKVVPAYGGDPLVTVNEAEKLCQENERNSNRGNTVRFDKVFCIFDDDNKPKKYQEALPKAQKNGFETITSIPCFEFWFLLHYCYTTSPFANYKELCPKLETEMIKAGVLKKGELYNKSDKELYKKLKSQQDNAIKHAVRLEKNHPNEDGCTNPSTKVHIFVQELQKQKQFK; from the coding sequence ATGCCAAAGGGTAATTCTCATAATTCCTTAAAACGAGGAAAATCAACTCAAGATTTACAACGCCGGTCTGGCAATAAAAACTCTAGGAACTATATTTTAATTGTAGTTGAAGGTGAGGAAACCGAATATAATTATGTTTGCGCTCTGAAACATGAACTAGAACTATCAACCGTTGATATAAAAGTGGTTCCTGCTTATGGTGGCGACCCTCTTGTCACTGTTAACGAAGCTGAGAAGTTATGTCAAGAAAATGAGCGAAACAGTAATAGAGGTAATACAGTCAGGTTTGATAAAGTATTTTGTATATTTGATGATGATAATAAACCGAAAAAGTATCAGGAAGCGCTACCAAAAGCTCAAAAAAATGGCTTTGAAACTATTACCTCAATTCCATGTTTTGAATTTTGGTTTTTACTGCATTATTGCTATACTACTAGTCCTTTTGCTAATTATAAAGAATTATGTCCAAAGCTGGAAACAGAAATGATCAAGGCTGGTGTCTTAAAAAAAGGAGAACTGTATAATAAAAGTGATAAAGAACTATATAAAAAGCTAAAAAGTCAACAAGATAATGCAATAAAACATGCTGTTCGCTTAGAAAAAAACCATCCTAATGAAGATGGATGTACTAACCCATCAACGAAAGTTCATATTTTTGTTCAAGAACTGCAAAAACAAAAACAATTTAAATAA
- a CDS encoding ATP-binding protein encodes MLIEFSVENYRSIQKKQTFSMVASEDETMLESNTFTIPNSDNLRLVTSAVIYGPNASGKSNLLQAMETLKDLVVNSASKMQKGDKLPIEPFKLNRESAKQPTTFEVIFIEQDTRYEYGLSLNRERVYEEWLIAYPNEIKQNWFSRTYIPDNPELQPDEGYKWSFGKGLKGEKLRIKRFVRSNSLFLSHAVQNNHPQLTEIFEWFQDKFNFLSPNFHAVEFTLNRFDEEDTFLEQVAKLLTEADIDISGIKIDKIPIPERVRSSSIFQEFIKSEIGKLERGEANIDEIHTVDIRTLHQMNDCDQQIEFDLDEESDGTQRLFEIAGIWLYVLEYGEILILDELDRSLHPILSKSLLKMFNDPEINKNNAQLIFTTHDTTLLDSEILRPDQVWFTEKHKCMTNLYSLLDFRPREHESLQKGYLLGRYGAIPFINGLSI; translated from the coding sequence ATGCTTATTGAATTCAGTGTAGAAAATTATCGTTCAATACAAAAAAAGCAAACATTTAGTATGGTAGCGTCAGAAGATGAAACCATGCTGGAAAGTAACACTTTTACCATACCAAATAGTGACAACCTGCGTTTAGTTACTAGTGCTGTAATTTATGGCCCTAACGCTTCAGGTAAAAGTAATTTATTGCAGGCTATGGAAACATTGAAAGACCTTGTAGTCAACTCAGCTAGTAAAATGCAAAAAGGTGACAAATTACCTATTGAACCATTTAAATTAAATAGAGAATCAGCCAAACAACCTACAACATTTGAAGTAATTTTTATTGAACAAGATACTCGTTATGAGTATGGACTTTCTTTAAATCGAGAACGAGTATACGAAGAATGGTTAATTGCTTACCCAAATGAAATCAAACAAAACTGGTTTTCTCGTACATATATTCCAGATAATCCAGAACTGCAACCAGATGAAGGATATAAATGGTCTTTTGGTAAAGGACTAAAGGGTGAAAAACTACGTATTAAAAGATTTGTGCGTTCCAATTCTTTATTTTTATCACATGCTGTACAAAATAATCATCCTCAGTTAACAGAGATATTTGAATGGTTTCAAGATAAATTTAATTTTCTGAGTCCAAATTTTCATGCTGTAGAATTTACTCTTAATAGATTTGATGAAGAAGATACTTTTCTAGAGCAAGTTGCTAAACTTTTAACTGAGGCAGATATTGATATTTCGGGTATAAAAATTGATAAAATACCTATACCTGAAAGAGTCAGATCATCTTCCATTTTCCAAGAATTTATTAAAAGTGAAATTGGAAAGCTAGAAAGAGGAGAAGCGAACATTGATGAGATTCATACAGTGGACATCAGAACTCTTCACCAAATGAACGATTGTGATCAACAGATAGAATTTGATCTCGATGAAGAATCGGATGGTACACAACGTTTATTTGAAATCGCTGGAATATGGTTATATGTATTAGAATATGGAGAAATATTAATTTTAGATGAACTGGACAGAAGCCTACATCCAATTCTTTCCAAATCGTTATTGAAAATGTTTAATGATCCAGAAATTAATAAAAATAATGCTCAATTAATATTTACAACACACGACACTACACTTTTAGATAGCGAAATATTACGACCAGATCAAGTATGGTTTACTGAAAAACATAAATGTATGACCAATTTATATTCTTTGCTAGATTTCCGTCCCCGTGAACATGAATCCTTACAAAAAGGCTATCTGCTAGGTCGATATGGTGCGATTCCTTTTATTAATGGGCTAAGTATCTAA
- the ribA gene encoding bifunctional 3,4-dihydroxy-2-butanone-4-phosphate synthase RibB/GTP cyclohydrolase II RibA, protein MAPKLGNTTHSTPSSTQSFEFDSIDAALADLKAGRVIVVVDDENRENEGDLICAAQFATPDTINFMAVEARGLICLAMTGDRLDELDLPLMVSNITDTNQTAFTVSIDAGPHLGVSTGISAEDRARTIQVTLNPATRPLDLRRPGHIFPIRAKEGGVLKRAGHTEAGVDLARLAGLYPAGVICEIQNPDGSMARLPQLFEYARHHELKIISIADLISYRLQHDRLVIRESIAELPTQFGHFQIYAYRHTLDGSEHVALVKGDPAHFQDEAVMVRMHSECLTGDALGSLRCDCRMQLQAALKMIESAGQGVVVYLRQEGRGIGLINKLKAYSLQDMGLDTVEANERLGFPADLRDYGMGAQMLMDLGVKKIRLITNNPRKIAGVKGYGLEVIDRVPLLIEANDYNSYYLATKAKKLGHMLLQTYLVTVALHWQDDPQLVTKRYERLEKLRHLARSYDLLLQEEARPLGLALFDEPSLTVHLGFDQAKVASCDWYQQSGHPYLQAVFQILDKLATFPYIQKLEFLISSGSDPLANLQVQLDRQTFSLDVLPSSISDRLEKQQIYSFSK, encoded by the coding sequence GTGGCTCCTAAATTAGGGAACACCACTCACAGCACTCCCTCCTCAACTCAAAGCTTTGAATTTGATTCGATTGATGCTGCTTTGGCAGATTTGAAAGCAGGTCGCGTCATCGTTGTAGTGGATGACGAAAATAGGGAAAATGAAGGCGACTTAATTTGTGCTGCTCAATTTGCCACACCAGACACGATCAATTTTATGGCGGTGGAAGCAAGAGGACTGATTTGTCTGGCGATGACTGGCGATCGCTTAGATGAATTAGATTTACCCTTAATGGTGAGCAATATTACAGATACTAACCAGACTGCTTTTACAGTTAGTATTGATGCAGGCCCCCATCTAGGTGTAAGTACTGGGATATCAGCAGAAGACCGGGCCCGGACTATCCAAGTCACTCTGAACCCAGCTACAAGGCCTTTAGATTTACGTCGTCCTGGTCATATTTTCCCCATTCGGGCGAAGGAGGGAGGCGTACTCAAACGAGCAGGACATACGGAGGCGGGTGTTGACTTAGCGCGATTGGCAGGGCTGTACCCAGCGGGGGTGATTTGTGAGATTCAAAACCCTGATGGCTCGATGGCGCGCTTGCCCCAGCTATTTGAATACGCTCGACATCACGAGTTAAAAATTATCAGTATTGCTGATTTAATTAGTTACCGCTTACAACACGATCGCTTGGTCATCCGCGAAAGCATTGCGGAATTGCCCACGCAGTTCGGTCACTTTCAAATCTACGCTTACCGCCACACTCTCGATGGCTCGGAACATGTTGCCCTTGTTAAGGGCGACCCCGCGCATTTCCAAGATGAAGCGGTGATGGTGCGGATGCATTCAGAATGTTTAACTGGCGATGCTTTGGGTTCTTTGCGCTGTGATTGTCGGATGCAGTTACAAGCAGCACTGAAAATGATTGAAAGTGCTGGTCAAGGTGTAGTCGTTTACCTGCGACAAGAAGGACGGGGAATTGGTTTAATTAATAAGCTCAAAGCCTATTCGTTACAGGATATGGGACTGGATACAGTCGAGGCAAACGAACGTTTGGGATTTCCCGCTGATTTGCGCGACTACGGCATGGGAGCGCAAATGCTTATGGATTTGGGTGTGAAAAAGATTCGCCTGATTACCAATAATCCCCGTAAAATTGCGGGTGTTAAAGGTTATGGGTTGGAAGTAATCGATCGCGTGCCTTTGTTGATTGAGGCCAACGATTACAATTCTTATTACTTAGCAACAAAGGCGAAAAAGCTCGGTCATATGCTGTTACAAACCTATTTAGTAACAGTAGCGCTTCACTGGCAAGATGACCCGCAATTGGTGACGAAACGCTATGAGCGCTTAGAAAAATTGCGGCATCTTGCGAGGAGTTATGATTTATTGTTGCAAGAAGAAGCGCGTCCCTTGGGTCTTGCTTTGTTTGACGAGCCATCTTTGACAGTACACTTAGGTTTTGACCAGGCAAAAGTGGCAAGTTGTGATTGGTATCAGCAGAGTGGTCATCCTTACTTGCAAGCAGTCTTCCAAATTCTGGACAAACTAGCAACTTTTCCTTACATCCAAAAGCTAGAATTCCTGATTTCTTCAGGTAGCGACCCCTTGGCTAATTTGCAAGTCCAACTTGATCGGCAGACTTTCTCTTTAGATGTGCTACCTTCATCAATTAGCGATCGCTTGGAGAAACAGCAAATTTACAGCTTTAGTAAATAA
- a CDS encoding N-acetyl-gamma-glutamyl-phosphate reductase, translating to MGNSRRVPVGIVGASGYGGVQLVRLLMEHPEIELVYLGGESSAGKSFADLYPHLGHAINLPIEAVEPEIIADRCEVVFLSLPNGLACQIAPDLVAKGRKVLDLSADYRFSELATYTTWYGTERSDRATAATAVYGLPELYRDRIAEAQLIGCPGCYPTASLLALSPLLKQGLIVPETAIIDAKSGTSGGGRQAKVNLLLAEADNSLAAYNVARHRHTPEIEQICSNLAGHEVKIQFTPHLIPMVRGILATVYATLRDPGLVRDDLHTIYTAFYRNSPWVRVCESGVYPHTKWASGSNLCYIGVEVDPRTGRIIVMSAIDNLIKGQAGQAIQCLNIMMGWDETLGLPKLGFYP from the coding sequence ATGGGCAATTCAAGACGCGTACCTGTTGGAATTGTTGGCGCGTCAGGCTATGGCGGAGTACAGCTAGTGCGATTACTGATGGAACATCCAGAAATCGAACTAGTTTATTTAGGCGGTGAGAGTAGTGCGGGAAAATCCTTTGCGGATCTCTACCCACATTTAGGTCATGCTATTAACTTGCCAATAGAGGCTGTAGAACCGGAAATCATCGCTGACCGTTGTGAAGTGGTGTTTCTCTCGTTACCAAATGGTCTGGCTTGCCAAATCGCACCAGATCTGGTGGCAAAAGGACGTAAAGTACTAGATTTGAGTGCTGATTATCGGTTTAGTGAGTTGGCAACTTACACCACATGGTATGGCACCGAGAGAAGCGATCGCGCCACTGCCGCCACAGCAGTGTATGGATTACCAGAACTTTATCGCGATCGCATTGCGGAAGCACAGCTGATTGGCTGTCCTGGTTGCTATCCTACCGCTAGCCTCCTAGCACTGTCGCCGCTTCTCAAGCAAGGCTTAATCGTGCCAGAAACCGCCATCATCGATGCGAAATCTGGCACATCTGGCGGCGGACGACAAGCCAAAGTCAACTTATTACTAGCTGAAGCAGATAACTCATTAGCAGCATATAATGTCGCTCGTCACCGCCATACCCCAGAAATTGAGCAAATATGCAGCAATTTGGCAGGTCACGAAGTGAAAATTCAATTTACACCGCATCTCATCCCAATGGTACGTGGGATTTTAGCAACCGTATATGCCACACTGCGCGACCCTGGACTAGTAAGAGATGACTTACACACAATTTACACAGCTTTTTACCGTAATTCTCCTTGGGTGAGAGTCTGCGAAAGTGGCGTTTATCCCCACACGAAGTGGGCAAGTGGCAGCAATCTTTGTTATATCGGTGTAGAAGTTGACCCCCGCACTGGTCGCATCATTGTCATGTCAGCCATTGACAACCTAATTAAAGGTCAAGCAGGCCAAGCAATTCAGTGTTTGAACATCATGATGGGCTGGGATGAAACTTTGGGGTTGCCCAAGTTGGGATTTTATCCCTAG